Part of the uncultured Anaeromusa sp. genome is shown below.
GCCCTGGTAATGTTCTTTCTCGCGGCAGCCAAGCTGGCAGCAGCAGTAATGCCTACATTGCTTTCCAGCATGCAGCTCATCATGCACTCTACGCCCATGGTTTCGGCCAAATTAAGAATTTTTACGGCATTATAAATGCCGCCGGCTTTCATCAGCTTAATACTGATCAGATCGCAAGCCCGCATAGACAATAGCTGAAACACCTCGACCGGGCCAAAAGCCGCTTCGTCCGCCATAATGTTGGTTTCTACATTTTCAGTAACATATTTAAGCCCCGCAAAATCGTGCGCCGCCACTGGCTGCTCAACAAGCTCAACATCCAAGCCCTTATCCTCAAAGCAGCGAATGGTCCTCACCGCTTCTTTGGCTTTCCAACCTTGGTTGGCATCCAGGCGCAGCTGAATATCGCTCCCCACAGCTTGACGAATGGCTTGGACCCGCTTCAAATCCAGCGCCGCATCGGTACCTACCTTGATTTTCAGTTCTCGATATCCTGCGGCAACGGCAGCCAGCGAGTCTTCCACCATCTCTTCCGGCGCATTAACGCTGATTGTCAGATCCGTCTGCAGGCTTTGACGATATCCTCCTAGAAAACGCTGCAGCGGCATGCCATAACGTTTGCAGAACAAATCATGCACAGCGATGTCCATAGCGGCTTTCGCCGAATAGTTATGATGCAGCGCGCCTTGAATGGTCGTCATAATTCCTTCGAGATTCTCTACATCCATACCCATCAATTTAGGAGCCAATACTTCCTGAATAGCCGCCGCAACCGACTGTTGGCCGTCTCCGGTGATTACCAGCGTCGGCGGCGCATTGCCAAAGCCAACTTCGCCAGTATCCGCTACAACCTGCACGATAATATCCTCGGCAAAAAACACTTCTCGCAAAGCGGTTTTAAAAGGCTTTTTTAAAGGAATACGCACTTTTCCTAAACGAATGTGTTGAATTTTCAATTTTATATCCTCCTTAAAAAGCCGGCAAGTTCTCTTTTGACGAGTACTTGCCGGCTTTTTTCAATCCCGCTCTACTTCATAACCCCGTGCGGTTAAATCTTCCAAAATACTTTGGCAGTGCGCTTCATCTCTTGTTTCTAAGCTGATCTCCACCACCGCTTGTCCTAAAGGCAGACAGCGCTCGGCACGATCATGAAATACCTGCATGACATTACCATGCAGCTGCGCAATGCGATCCAGCAAACGGCTCAGCTCTCCTGGCCGATCAGCAATACGAGTCAAAATTTTCACTCGCCTTCCCGACTTAACGAGACCATGCTCAATGATCTGAGAAATAAAGTTCACATCAATATTGCCGCCGGAAAGGACAGCAGCAACCTTGCCTTTGCAGGACAGCTTCTGAAACAGCAGCGCGGCTAACGAAGTGGCCCCGGCGCCTTCCACCATCAACTTGGAGCGCTCCAGCAACAGTAAAATTGTTTCCGCAATCTCTTCGTCTTCTACGATAACCACATCGTCTACATACTTTTGAACAATATCATAGGTTAAATCGCCTGGCTGCTTCACGGCAATACCGTCAGCAATAGTTACAGCACAATCGGTAGTCTGATAGCAGCCGGCCCTTTTCGACAAATGCATAGCCGGCGCGCCAGCGGCCTGGACGCCATACACCTTGACATGAGGCGCCACCTGCTTCACGGCCAGGGCGATGCCGGAAATAAGCCCGCCGCCGCCCACAGGCACCACAATAGCCTCCAAGTCCTGCAAATCCTCCAGGATTTCCAGACCGATCGTGCCCTGCCCAGCCATCACGCAAGGATCATTGAACGCATGCACAAATACCAGCCCGCGCTCTCTCTGCAGGCGGCAAGCATGCTCATAGGATTCGTCATAGGTGGCTCCAGCCAACACGACTTCCGCGCCATAGCCTTTAGTCGCTACCACTTTTGCTAATGGTGCATGCTCCGGCATGACAATGACTGATGGAATACCGGCCTGAGCCGCCGCATAGGCTACCCCCTGCGCATGATTGCCGGCGGAAGCCGCAATCACGCCGCAAGCGCGTTCCTCTGGAGTGAGAGTCTGAATTTTATTATAAGCGCCGCGAATTTTAAAAGAGCCCGTTTTCTGGAGGTTTTCCAGTTTCAAATACGTTTCGCAGCCTGTAATGGAACTGAAAGTATGACTATGGTCCAGCAATGTCCGGTGAATGACGCCTTTAAGACGTCTGGCAGCCGTATAGACTTCCGGCAGCGTCAACACCGCTTTTCTTTCTTCAAGGCTTCCGCTCATGGCTTCACAAAAGCAATCGCTTCAATTTCTACCAGCACATCTTTCGGCAGCCGCGCTATTTCCACGCAGGAACGAGCTGGAGCTTCGCTGGCAAATACTTTAGCATACTCTTCATTAAAAGCTTGAAAATCCTGAAGGTCCTTTAAAAACACCGTCGTCTTAACAACCGCTTGCACCGTAGTTCCCGCTTCCGCTAAAACAGCCTGTATATTCTTCAAAACTTGGCGGGCCTGTGTTCGCACATCGGTTCCCGCAACTTCGCCTGTTGCCGGGTCCACCGGAATCTGTCCAGACAAAAACAGCCACTCTCCGGCGCGAATTGCCTGAGAATAGGGTCCAATCGCCGCGGGCGCTTGTGAGGTAAATACAACTTGTTTCATAAGAAAACCGCCTTTCATGCACTATTTTAGAGAATGAGATTGAGCAAGAGTAAAGAGAGTAGAGGGAGTAGATGGAGGGCTCGAATGAGGGTTACGGCAAACTAGTAAAAAAACCTCCCCTATTGGGGAGGTTTCGTACCCGTTTTTTAAGCGTGTTTGCCATAAGCAGGAACGGAATATCCGCCAAAAAGCTGCTTTTCAATCTCAACTTGCTGCGGTGCATAAATGATGAGACGCTCTTCTACCACAAGAGAGCCCGCCTCGCATACAGCGCAGACGCCTTCCAGAAAATCAGCCATAGAACGCTGTTCCTCAGCGGTTAAGCAAGAAAAATTAACAATTAAGCCTTTACCCTGCAATAAGAGATCTGCATAGGAACAGACATTTTCGTAGGCCCGCGGGACTACGACGGTGATGGAAAACTCTTCCCCCCGTCTGGCAGCGCCTTCATGCACGGTCAGTTGAGGCGGATTTTTGCTTTGCCGCACAGGTGCTGCAGCAATTTCTTCCTCTTCCTCCAAAGGCATTAAAAAATTGGTCAGCTTTTC
Proteins encoded:
- a CDS encoding dipeptide epimerase, with product MKIQHIRLGKVRIPLKKPFKTALREVFFAEDIIVQVVADTGEVGFGNAPPTLVITGDGQQSVAAAIQEVLAPKLMGMDVENLEGIMTTIQGALHHNYSAKAAMDIAVHDLFCKRYGMPLQRFLGGYRQSLQTDLTISVNAPEEMVEDSLAAVAAGYRELKIKVGTDAALDLKRVQAIRQAVGSDIQLRLDANQGWKAKEAVRTIRCFEDKGLDVELVEQPVAAHDFAGLKYVTENVETNIMADEAAFGPVEVFQLLSMRACDLISIKLMKAGGIYNAVKILNLAETMGVECMMSCMLESNVGITAAASLAAARKNITRADLDAAVLLAEEPVVGGVSYAGNQILLSEASGLGITEVLGWEEI
- the ilvA gene encoding threonine ammonia-lyase, encoding MSGSLEERKAVLTLPEVYTAARRLKGVIHRTLLDHSHTFSSITGCETYLKLENLQKTGSFKIRGAYNKIQTLTPEERACGVIAASAGNHAQGVAYAAAQAGIPSVIVMPEHAPLAKVVATKGYGAEVVLAGATYDESYEHACRLQRERGLVFVHAFNDPCVMAGQGTIGLEILEDLQDLEAIVVPVGGGGLISGIALAVKQVAPHVKVYGVQAAGAPAMHLSKRAGCYQTTDCAVTIADGIAVKQPGDLTYDIVQKYVDDVVIVEDEEIAETILLLLERSKLMVEGAGATSLAALLFQKLSCKGKVAAVLSGGNIDVNFISQIIEHGLVKSGRRVKILTRIADRPGELSRLLDRIAQLHGNVMQVFHDRAERCLPLGQAVVEISLETRDEAHCQSILEDLTARGYEVERD
- a CDS encoding RidA family protein; protein product: MKQVVFTSQAPAAIGPYSQAIRAGEWLFLSGQIPVDPATGEVAGTDVRTQARQVLKNIQAVLAEAGTTVQAVVKTTVFLKDLQDFQAFNEEYAKVFASEAPARSCVEIARLPKDVLVEIEAIAFVKP
- a CDS encoding cell division protein SepF, whose amino-acid sequence is MAASLMEKLTNFLMPLEEEEEIAAAPVRQSKNPPQLTVHEGAARRGEEFSITVVVPRAYENVCSYADLLLQGKGLIVNFSCLTAEEQRSMADFLEGVCAVCEAGSLVVEERLIIYAPQQVEIEKQLFGGYSVPAYGKHA